A section of the Triticum dicoccoides isolate Atlit2015 ecotype Zavitan chromosome 7A, WEW_v2.0, whole genome shotgun sequence genome encodes:
- the LOC119332000 gene encoding E3 ubiquitin-protein ligase RZF1-like, translated as MSEPGESGARRRQRRRWRLYWCYVCRRALRTVSSPTSDVFCPRCLGRFLHEIELPVPREPVHAPTERLFQPPPLFPYEGAPRHWVIYRGEDDDAADAPGPRIRRVPSPPPAPGTHGGMDGAGPGPPATGIDPAGFFTGPNLNALIEGLTQNDRPGPPPAPASAIDSLPTVHVSPEHMADGSQCPVCKDEFELGETARELPCKHAYHSDCIVPWLQLHNSCPVCRQELPMPAGDESPDGAGAGDGGEETVPPWQLLAGWGPLAWLLTLGEPDVGGWGNGPGRRGTEADADDTGGNVSRGATILQSFVLVAACFFVVSFLV; from the coding sequence ATGTCAGAGCCCGGCGAGAGCGGCGCCCGTCGGCGGCAGCGCAGGAGGTGGCGCCTGTACTGGTGCTACGTGTGCCGCCGCGCGCTGCGCACCGTGTCGTCCCCGACCTCCGACGTCTTCTGCCCGCGCTGCCTCGGCCGCTTCCTCCACGAGATCGAGCTCCCCGTGCCGCGCGAGCCCGTGCACGCGCCCACCGAGCGGCTCTTCCAGCCGCCGCCGCTGTTCCCGTACGAGGGCGCCCCCCGCCACTGGGTCATATACAGGGGCGAGGACGACGACGCGGCCGACGCGCCAGGCCCACGTATCCGCCGGGTCCCGTCCCCTCCGCCGGCGCCGGGGACGCACGGCGGCATGGACGGTGCCGGTCCCGGTCCACCGGCAACCGGCATCGACCCGGCGGGCTTCTTCACCGGCCCCAACCTGAACGCGCTCATCGAGGGTCTGACGCAGAACGACCGCCCCggcccgccgcccgcgccggcgtcgGCGATCGACTCGCTCCCGACGGTGCACGTCTCGCCGGAGCACATGGCGGACGGCTCGCAGTGCCCCGTGTGCAAGGATGAGTTCGAGCTGGGCGAGACCGCGCGCGAGCTGCCGTGCAAGCACGCGTACCACTCCGACTGCATCGTGCCGTGGCTCCAGCTCCACAACTCCTGCCCTGTCTGCCGGCAGGAGCTGCCGATGCCGGCCGGTGATGAATCTCCCGATGGCGCGggcgcaggcgacggaggcgaggaGACGGTCCCGCCGTGGCAGCTGCTTGCCGGCTGGGGGCCACTGGCTTGGCTGCTAACGCTGGGGGAACCGGACGTGGGCGGCTGGGGTAATGGACCTGGGCGGCGTGGGACGGAAGCCGACGCCGATGACACCGGCGGCAATGTCAGTCGTGGCGCCACGATTCTTCAGTCGTTTGTTCTCGTCGCTGCTTGCTTTTTCGTTGTCTCCTTTCTCGTTTGA